The sequence GCTTCTAACTCTAATAACAGAATAAAAAAATTGTGGCAACATACCAGCTCGCCATCAAAGTCATCAGAAATGAAAACCCTCTTGACATACAACCTAATATTTTTGGTCTTAGGGTTCATTATCTCCTCATTGCTAAGTGGTGCCATTCCTGGGATGTAGAGAACACTCCTAAATTCCACCTCACCCTGTTTGCAACAAAAGTCAATTTTTGGTGTGCATTAACATAACAGACGTTTAGTTTCGGAAGTGTTCGCACCTCTGTTGTAAAGTGTGCATGAGCTAGAGGATCCAAAAACTCATTGAATGCCTTCTTGTAAAATTCATTGTACTCGGTTTCCTCAACTTCCTTTGGATTTCTCATCTACATGACAAGAAAATTCATTTCAGCTTCTGTTTCTTCAATATATATCCAACAAAAaaccaaactactccctccgtcccgaaattcttgtcttagatttgtctagatacggatgtatcaagtcacgttttagtattagatacatccgtatctagacaaatgtaagacaagaattttgggacggagggagtactaaagtaaAGACATGTTTCACATGACAGTTACACTGCAGGTACCAACGATAAGGATATGGAAACAAATAATTTGGGTGCCAACATACCCATATTGGCTTTGTTTCATTTGCCAATTCCCAATCCCAGTACTTCTCAGTgatagttttcttcttcttctccttctcaccCTACAAAAGAGGAGGGATTATTTTTATATACAATATGGATTAGTTTGATCAGTGACAACCAAATGCACATAAAGCTAACCTCTGCTGTCTCTTCGGCTTCTTTTGACTCCTCTTCTTCAACCTATTTAGAGGATGTAACAAGTGCACAGAAGAGAAGAAATAAATATCAATTCCAACGAAACTTAGTATGACTGGAGGTTTAAACTTTAAAGCAGAGCATACTCAAAATCCTACCTCAACTGTTCTAGATTTCTCCTGCCATGTAAAAATGGGGAACGAAACAAACTGCGAGTAGTTCTTAACTAGACCTTGAATCCTCGTAGGGTCAGCAAATTCATACTTATCATCCTCCTAAAGGAACAAAAGTATAGTTAAGAGTCATGTTAGGACTTATCTTACTCTTAAAAAGGTTGTACAGAATATCAGTATAAGCTTCTTATCTTACTCTTAAAAAGAGAGTAATCTGTGTTCCACGTGTCAGCATTTTCTCAGGATCAGTCTCTTCCCTGATAACGTATGAGCTACTGTTAGCCTCAGCTTCCCATATATACTGCTTATCTGTCTTGGGACTCTTAGTGGACACCACAACCTGCAAGGCAACAAGTAACCACAAGTTTGAAACTACTTTTGGCTTGCAAAACAGATGTACGAATAATTTGAAATTGTTCCTCAAAACATGCAGCAACATCCATCCAATAGATATTCCGTCCGTACCTTCTCTGCAACAAGAAAAGCCGAATAAAATCCAACACCAAATTGACCAATAAGTCCATTATCTGCACCAAGCTCCTTGTTCTCCTGAAAAAAAGAGAAAGCAAATTGACATCAACATCAACAATGAAGAAAAAGGTCATCATAGAACACAAACTGATGAAGCTAGATGGGGAAGGAGGTGCACCTTCAGAGCCTTCAAAAATTTGGAGGTACCACTTTGTGCGATAGTTCCAAGGCAGTCCTTGAGCTCATCCTTTGTCATCCCAATGCCACTATCACTGTAAAATCCAAAACAATAGGTCTGAGACTGAGTTGTGACTTCTATCAGAATTGATGATTGAACTGCTAAGCTCATAGAGAAGAACATACGTGATAGTTATTGTGCCAGCATCAGGGTCAGGTTTAATCCTTATTTCCATGTCACCACCATCAGCCAGCACGGATGGATCAGTTACACTGAGAAATCTCAGCTTATCCAAGGCATCACTCGCATTACTGGGTGAAAACAAAAAATTGTCCAGGTCAGATAGTCAGCAGAGATTCTAATAATGGTTCAGTTATCATACATCTTGATGAGCAGAAGACTGACCTCACAAGCTCCCGAAGGAACACTTCCTTGTGGCTGTAGAGGCTGTGAACAATCAAATCCATCAGGCGGCTAACCTGCAGGACAGAAAGAGAAACTGCATAAACATCCAATCCTGGAACTGTCAAAACCTACCTACTCACAAACGAATTGGCAACAGACTCTCAGTCAATATCATTATATTATATCCTGTAAATAAATGAAGCACTACAGAGCGCAGCAATCCAGAACCGACTCGTCGTCTCGCCTCCTAAATCAAATGCTCCGGGATCTAAAATCCAACCAGATGTTACACAAGGACTAGAGCCCCTCCACCCACCTCGGCCTGGTACTCGAACTCctccccggcggcctcctcctcctcgccggcggccttctcggcgacggcggaggcgcaCCTCGCGCCGACCAGCCGGCCCCTCCCGGCCTCCCACCTGACCCCTCTGGCGCCGGCGGGCCTCCTCCCCTGCGGCGCGAGAGCGGCCCGCGGCAGCCCCCGCGACGGGCTCGGCCGCAGCGCCGCCACCGACGACGGGCCCAGGGTCCTGCTCAGCGCGGGCGCCATGGGAGAGGCAGACGGCGTCGAGGGGCGGGGTCTTGTCGCGGCGCTCGCTGGTGGTTGGTCGTTCGGATGGATGGTttgggttccggcgcggtgtctggGAGGGGGAGACGAAAGGATAAGGGGCTGGGCTAGGGTTTATACTTGGGATAGAATGGTGGAGGGTGGGTTTAGGGTCGAGGGGGGAGACGACGACGAGAGCGGGGCGTCGGGAGGATTCTGGAAGGGCGTAGGGCGCACGAGGGTGGCGTGTGGGGGCGTGCGCGTGCGCGGCGCCGTCGGATGGGGAGGAGCCGACGGTGGATGGGGGGATGGCGTGGGATGTGTGGGAGGCTGTTTGTCCGACGCGCGGAGCGGCTCCGCGAGTGGCGACCATTCGTTCGTTTGCGGCTCCGCGAGGCTGCTGCCAGGTTCTCCGTCTCTCTCGGTTGCTCCGCCCCCCGCCGTCCCGTCACCGTACGACGCGGTCTCGTCGCATTTTTTGAAGTAAAATGCACACAACCGTCACATTCATGTCACGATTAGCATAATTTTACGATTCGTGGTATTTTGCGCCGAATCGGATTTCTGGCAACAATAAAAAATGCTTAGCTATTTTCTGAGCACGTTTTAACATGACTAATCCCTCATGTGCCGACAACGGTGACTACGCGGCGTTAACGACCTATGTCTAAAGCGACTGGGTCGAACCCCTTGGTCACTCccctccctcgctctccctctcctctctcgcgGGGCATGGAGGCGGTGAGGTTCTATTCATCTAGCGCCAGCCGGCTGTGGTGGGATGGCATCAACGAGGTCATGTTCACCGACCCCCAACCAGCTGGGGTATGGCATACCGCGAAACAACATCCACAGGGTCACGTTCATCGAGCGCCAACAGCCTACGACCGCGACTGAGGTACTATTCCTCAAACGCCAACTGCCTACGACCGTAATGGCCTCCTTTGTTTGTTTGGATGTGGAGAATTAGATGCCAGCGGAAAACGAGTTTTTGAAAGATTTTTAGGAAAACCGGTTTTATTTACTTTTTTCGTTGAGATAAATATATACATTCTTGTTTGAGGATCGAGGAAAATTAGAATATGATTATGTAGGTAGTTCTTTGTTCGGGAAGCAACATGAGCTTAATCGCACGAGTATTATTCCGTGGATGTTGGATTTGAGCTTCTTACATGCTATGTTGGTCACCCGGAAGGCCGAAGTAGTATCCGTACTCATCCTGCCGCTCGCACTTCACAATGACAATGGCAGGGCACCTACGCTGGGCCGTCTGAGCACCGTGCCAATGGTCTCAGCTGGGAGACTATTATCCAGAGTAAAATGGAGCTTCGGCGCGCGCGTGTCGCACCCGTCACCACGCTGAGGAGGTCCCGTTGCTTGCGTCGGGAGCACCATGTCGTAGTCGATGTCGTAGCCGTCGCCATAGGCGTTGAGGAGGCCGCTGCTCGCGTCGAGAACAACATGTCGTCGTCGATGGTGTCGCACCCGTCGCCATGGACGCTAAAGAGCGGCGTTGCACAAGGACAACCTGTCGTTGTCCATGGTGCCGCAGCCGTCGCCGCCATGGGTGCCGAGAGGTCACGCCGGTCGCGCCGAAGACATCACACCGCCGCCCACGGTGTCAAATAGATGATGTCGCAGTTGTCACCATGGGCATTGAGCAGGTCATGCCGCTCGCGCAAGGGACAACACACGGTCGCGGGTCTTGCTGAAGTTTATAGTCAGCGGCATGAGCTCAGGTGCAAAACTGGTATGGAAAAACCACTACATAAACTCAGTTTTTCGGTTTTTATAGAACCCAGGTTAACATATCCATATTTTAGTTTGATAACCCAAAGAAGTTTCTACGTCTTATAAAAGATTTTTGTGTTTAAACGNNNNNNNNNNNNNNNNNNNNNNNNNNNNNNNNNNNNNNNNNNNNNNNNNNNNNNNNNNNNNNNNNNNNNNNNNNNNNNNNNNNNNNNNNNNNNNNNNNNNNNNNNNNNNNNNNNNNNNNNNNNNNNNNNNNNNNNNNNNNNNNNNNNNNNNNNNNNNNNNNNNNNNNNNNNNNNNNNNNNNNNNNNNNNNNNNNNNNNNNNNNNNNNNNNNNNNNNNNNNNNNNNNNNNNNNNNNNNNNNNNNNNNNNNNNNNNNNNNNNNNNNNATGGTCGACCCCGGGGTACACGGTGACCTATTCGTATGGGTAGGAACAGTGACATAGTTTTATTGCGCGTAATCACCTCTTGCGAGGACGGCAATCACTTATATTTGCACTACTCGAGTAATAGTGTAAATGCAATATGACAAATAGAACTGAAACAACTAGCTTAGGGTAATACTCTTATTCCAATTTTTGCTCGCATAAGGCATTACATGATGGGACAGATTAATATGAAAAACAATTTGACTATGCTGTTGAAGAATCAGGTAAAGGAGTGGTTTTCTTTGCCGCTAGTATACTTTCTGAAGGCCTGGAATTTTTACAATTTTGCAggcactcatcctttgaactgtaGCAATACGGAGTTGTGAAGCAACAGAAGCAAGCACCGGTGCACCACTTTTCTATGCCGCAGAACCCATATGGTAGTTTGACCTTCTCATTGTCTACGTCGGTGATGGTTCGGCCTATGGAATAACAAACGAAACATTGTTATGCAAATAATTTTGGATGGTAAACAAACAAGCGAAAAGTGTAACAGGAAATAAAAGAAAGGCCAGAGAAATAACGGCGCTCTTACATTGCACAACAGAAGCATAGCATACGAGATGCAACAGAAGAGCTACTGCAAGGATGTGAATGGCGTACTTGTCCATCCTACGTTAATGATGGTTGTGGATGAGAAATATTTCTTCTAGTACAGGCCGGAATTGCTAGGTATCAATACCTGACTCATACATAAGTACATACATATATATAGCTAGACTGATCGAGAGAATACAGCCCCGTGCAGAAAACATCAAGCAATAAAATTGGAATGATTTGGTATCTTACCATTAATAGCCCAGAGCGCGGAAATAGTGT comes from Triticum aestivum cultivar Chinese Spring chromosome 5B, IWGSC CS RefSeq v2.1, whole genome shotgun sequence and encodes:
- the LOC123112287 gene encoding heat shock protein 90-5, chloroplastic — protein: MAPALSRTLGPSSVAALRPSPSRGLPRAALAPQGRRPAGARGVRWEAGRGRLVGARCASAVAEKAAGEEEEAAGEEFEYQAEVSRLMDLIVHSLYSHKEVFLRELVSNASDALDKLRFLSVTDPSVLADGGDMEIRIKPDPDAGTITITDSGIGMTKDELKDCLGTIAQSGTSKFLKALKENKELGADNGLIGQFGVGFYSAFLVAEKVVVSTKSPKTDKQYIWEAEANSSSYVIREETDPEKMLTRGTQITLFLREDDKYEFADPTRIQGLVKNYSQFVSFPIFTWQEKSRTVEVEEEESKEAEETAEGEKEKKKKTITEKYWDWELANETKPIWMRNPKEVEETEYNEFYKKAFNEFLDPLAHAHFTTEGEVEFRSVLYIPGMAPLSNEEIMNPKTKNIRLYVKRVFISDDFDGELFPRYLSFVKGVVDSNDLPLNVSREILQESRIVRIMRKRLVRKTFDMIQDIADKDNKEDYKKFWESFGKFMKLGCIEDSGNQKRLAPLLRFYSSKNETDLISLDQYVENMPETQKAIYYIATDSLQSAKTAPFLEKLLQKDIEVLYLIEPIDEVAIQNLQTYKEKKFVDISKEDLELGDEDEDKEETKQEYTLLCDWIKQQLGDKVAKVQISKRLSSSPCVLVSGKFGWSANMERLMKAQTLGDTSSLEFMRGRRIFEINPDHPIVKDLSAACKNEPESTEAKRAVELLYETALISSGYTPESPAELGGKIYEMMTIALGGRWGRSGTDEAETNADVDSSEGVVTEVVEPSEVRTENENDPWRD